In Bacillus cytotoxicus NVH 391-98, the following are encoded in one genomic region:
- a CDS encoding IS3 family transposase (programmed frameshift), translated as MTKKLFTEKEIEILSKNRYVKSVSPKGITYTDEFKRTFIKENEKGKPPRIIFEECGFDVEIIGIQRVISSGNRWRTSYKKDGVFGLRDTRKENSGRKLERELTLEEKYARLEAERNLLKAENELLKKIKPYGREDEKELTLRPNQKYMLIRSIIETYNLKNMVKYLCGIAGVSRSGYYNYFSVSSQRQRKNRIDQDEITKEWILKAFRFKNRKKGARQIKMTLAGQFQVVYNLKRIRRIMKKYGIICPIRKANPYKRMIKATKEHFVVPNRLKREFRQGTPGKVLLTDITYLFYGKNQKAYLSTILDGSTNEILAYHVSEQLTLDIAMTTLHNLKKNKKIRLTEDAYIHSDQGAHYTSPTYQKLVKKLKLGQSMSRRGNCWDNAPQESFFGHFKDEAHIKACTSFSQLKQEIKDYMKYHNQHRYQWNLKKMTPVEYRNHLLAAA; from the exons ATGACGAAAAAACTATTTACAGAAAAAGAAATTGAAATACTATCAAAAAATCGATACGTAAAATCGGTCAGCCCAAAAGGAATTACTTATACCGACGAATTCAAGCGTACTTTCATTAAAGAAAACGAAAAAGGAAAACCCCCTCGCATTATTTTTGAAGAATGTGGATTTGATGTAGAAATCATTGGCATACAACGTGTTATATCATCAGGAAATCGGTGGCGTACTTCCTATAAGAAAGATGGTGTATTTGGTCTAAGAGATACGCGTAAAGAAAACTCAGGAAGAAAGCTAGAGAGAGAACTTACATTAGAAGAGAAATATGCGCGTTTGGAAGCGGAACGAAACCTATTAAAAGCTGAAAATGAATTGTTAAAAAAGATAAAAC CTTATGGAAGGGAGGATGAGAAAGAACTAACGTTACGACCTAACCAAAAATATATGTTAATTCGTTCTATTATTGAAACATACAACCTCAAAAATATGGTGAAATATTTGTGCGGGATCGCTGGTGTTTCACGTTCAGGATACTATAATTATTTTTCTGTTTCTTCGCAAAGGCAGCGAAAAAACAGAATAGATCAGGATGAAATAACGAAAGAATGGATATTAAAGGCATTTCGATTTAAAAACCGAAAAAAAGGGGCTCGTCAAATCAAAATGACATTAGCGGGTCAATTTCAAGTTGTCTACAATTTGAAGCGTATTCGTAGAATTATGAAGAAATACGGGATTATCTGCCCGATCCGCAAAGCGAATCCTTACAAAAGAATGATAAAAGCGACGAAAGAACATTTCGTGGTACCAAATCGATTGAAGCGAGAATTCAGGCAAGGTACCCCTGGAAAAGTGCTTCTTACAGATATCACCTACCTGTTTTATGGTAAGAATCAGAAAGCATATTTATCTACTATTTTAGATGGGTCCACAAATGAAATTTTAGCCTATCACGTTTCAGAACAGCTCACATTAGACATCGCAATGACGACTCTTCACAACCTAAAGAAGAATAAGAAAATTCGATTGACTGAAGATGCCTATATTCATTCTGATCAAGGAGCTCATTATACAAGTCCGACCTATCAAAAACTAGTTAAAAAATTAAAACTGGGACAATCCATGTCAAGACGAGGAAACTGTTGGGATAATGCCCCCCAAGAATCTTTTTTCGGGCATTTTAAAGATGAAGCGCATATAAAAGCTTGTACATCTTTTTCCCAGCTAAAACAAGAGATTAAAGACTATATGAAATACCATAACCAGCATAGATATCAGTGGAATTTAAAGAAGATGACTCCTGTTGAATACAGAAATCATCTTCTCGCGGCTGCCTAA
- a CDS encoding LytR/AlgR family response regulator transcription factor produces the protein MKILFITDEVERRNRLIELFTENIRNVECLEAITGTESLHIAKKHAPDFVFLDTQLKDGTGFEFSNLLREQNCNMKFIFIGENVEEAVMAFRFRAFYYLLRPFHQDDVLFLAHRMEQEIGTKTRSYLRKLPIESQEGITYIFPEDIVYVSKNKENKTVSIYTTNNHYISTYTLQELENKLATYDFLRVHKSYLINVIYVRKLKPYYNGTYNLYLEKYDEQSIPVSRNYVKQLRNRIEL, from the coding sequence ATGAAAATTTTATTTATTACGGACGAGGTAGAAAGACGAAATAGATTAATTGAATTATTTACAGAAAATATACGAAATGTAGAATGTCTAGAAGCAATCACTGGAACGGAGTCTTTACATATCGCAAAGAAGCATGCTCCAGATTTCGTCTTTTTAGATACGCAGCTAAAAGACGGAACAGGATTTGAGTTTTCCAACTTGTTGCGAGAGCAAAATTGCAATATGAAATTTATATTTATAGGGGAGAATGTTGAGGAGGCTGTTATGGCTTTTCGTTTTCGAGCATTTTATTATTTGCTGCGACCATTTCATCAGGATGATGTATTATTTTTAGCGCACAGAATGGAGCAAGAAATTGGAACGAAAACGAGAAGTTACTTACGGAAGCTTCCAATTGAAAGTCAGGAAGGGATTACGTACATTTTTCCCGAGGATATCGTATATGTAAGCAAGAATAAAGAAAATAAAACAGTGTCTATTTATACAACAAATAATCATTATATTTCAACGTATACACTTCAAGAGTTAGAAAATAAATTGGCTACATATGATTTTTTACGCGTTCATAAGAGTTATTTAATTAATGTTATATATGTAAGGAAACTAAAACCTTATTATAATGGAACGTATAATCTTTATTTGGAAAAGTATGATGAGCAGTCGATTCCTGTTAGTCGAAACTATGTAAAACAACTTCGGAATAGAATTGAATTGTAA